A window from Aerococcus sp. Group 1 encodes these proteins:
- a CDS encoding LysR family transcriptional regulator, producing the protein MKELNWQHLAYFIKVVECESLTKAAAQLYLSPSTLSKAIAKLERNLRIPLIVKAGREIQITYAGRKLAQRLSQGMTYINDSIREVQEELAQSTDSLSLCSSNLFSTTYFVIPELLKVSKDQYPNTAINYTEVLSQEVVMGIMDGSYDLACLTGEEFDLATPGLKTFRLLKERLGILVPIDHPLAHFDAITFQQIQGETFFRTYDSEHLRKLAMEKYGRSTGDIHYTDISIRHKVMNDASIISLVQSGFGISLTTKSASRTYPQVKYLEVRDMELYRETYLIYKAKAQLSSAAKDFIQLFSQRQGSFFEPITH; encoded by the coding sequence ATGAAAGAACTTAACTGGCAGCACTTGGCTTACTTTATCAAGGTGGTAGAATGTGAAAGTCTGACTAAGGCTGCCGCCCAACTCTACCTGTCCCCTTCGACCCTGTCTAAGGCCATCGCCAAACTGGAAAGAAATCTCCGCATTCCCCTGATTGTTAAAGCCGGACGCGAGATTCAAATCACCTATGCTGGTCGCAAGTTAGCCCAGCGCCTGAGTCAAGGGATGACCTATATTAATGATAGTATTCGTGAAGTCCAGGAAGAACTGGCCCAAAGCACCGATAGTCTGTCACTGTGTTCATCGAATTTATTTTCCACCACTTACTTTGTTATCCCGGAATTACTCAAGGTCTCTAAGGACCAATACCCTAACACTGCCATTAACTACACCGAGGTCCTCAGCCAAGAAGTGGTCATGGGGATAATGGACGGGAGTTACGACTTGGCCTGCTTGACAGGCGAAGAATTTGACCTGGCTACTCCCGGTCTAAAGACTTTCCGCCTGCTCAAAGAACGACTAGGGATCTTGGTGCCTATAGATCATCCTTTGGCCCACTTTGACGCCATCACTTTCCAGCAAATCCAGGGAGAAACCTTCTTTCGCACTTATGATTCGGAACACCTGCGCAAACTGGCCATGGAAAAATACGGTCGCTCAACGGGAGACATCCATTACACGGATATCTCTATCCGCCACAAGGTCATGAACGACGCCTCTATCATCTCCTTAGTCCAGTCCGGCTTCGGCATTAGTTTAACTACCAAATCCGCTAGCCGGACCTACCCCCAGGTTAAATATCTAGAGGTTCGTGACATGGAACTCTACCGGGAAACCTACCTGATCTACAAGGCCAAGGCCCAACTCTCTTCTGCCGCTAAGGACTTC
- a CDS encoding enoyl-CoA hydratase/isomerase family protein: MFDNLLYEINHQVATITMNRPDSANGMDQGMIKDLVAAFRQVETEPDVRVVVLRAKGKLFSGGGDMSWMNEMIDQGQTFDSSDIYRANQIAQAIRNVSKPVVAAVHGTVAGGAAGIIMACDFRIMSDKAKIVPAFSNIGLSGDTGLIYSLMLSLGFSRTYEIMALGQIISAQEANDWGLVTRLASPEDFENTVADFIELLKNRPTLALARQKQAMNAFFYQDLAKFGLSEAVNIPYLSGTEDFKQAIKGFVNKEEVHFQGK; the protein is encoded by the coding sequence ATGTTTGACAATTTACTTTATGAAATAAATCACCAGGTGGCGACCATCACTATGAATCGCCCGGATTCTGCCAATGGCATGGACCAAGGGATGATTAAGGACCTTGTAGCCGCCTTTCGCCAGGTAGAGACGGAGCCTGACGTCCGGGTAGTGGTGCTTAGGGCCAAGGGTAAGCTCTTCTCCGGTGGGGGCGACATGAGCTGGATGAATGAGATGATCGACCAGGGGCAGACCTTTGACTCCAGTGACATCTACCGGGCCAATCAAATCGCCCAAGCCATCCGCAATGTCTCTAAACCCGTTGTGGCTGCTGTTCACGGTACCGTGGCAGGTGGAGCAGCAGGAATTATCATGGCCTGTGACTTCCGCATTATGAGTGACAAGGCCAAGATCGTGCCAGCCTTCTCCAATATCGGTTTGAGTGGCGACACCGGTTTGATTTATTCCTTGATGTTGTCTTTAGGCTTTAGCCGGACCTATGAAATCATGGCCCTAGGACAAATCATTTCGGCCCAAGAAGCCAATGATTGGGGCCTAGTCACCCGCTTAGCCAGTCCGGAAGACTTTGAAAACACGGTGGCTGATTTTATCGAGCTCTTAAAGAACCGCCCTACCCTGGCCTTGGCGAGACAGAAACAAGCCATGAATGCATTCTTCTACCAAGACCTGGCCAAATTCGGTCTCAGCGAAGCCGTAAACATTCCTTACCTTTCTGGTACAGAGGACTTCAAGCAAGCCATTAAAGGCTTTGTCAATAAGGAAGAGGTTCACTTTCAAGGCAAGTAG
- a CDS encoding nitronate monooxygenase family protein, which translates to MTDVCEMLGIKYPIFCGAMGGISRPELVAAVSNAGGMGILMTAGMKDEEKIRQAVQKTRELTDKPFGANVAIISGNAKEVLEVLIDEGVKFFTTGAGDPIPYIDMIHQAGGKIFPVVPSARVVRKVEDAGADGVVVEGMEAGGHVGQATTMTLTRQAVEAVDHVPVIAAGGIADGHGLAAAYALGADGVQVGTVLVASTEAPIHDNYKQAIVDANDTATFVSGSMTGAPIRIEKNAAAQKHHDMDMDPEVDVKAIEAYTIPSLTKAAAEGDVKEEIVTYGQIAGLVHEVRPVKEIIDSIFQEANEVIDALAAKKI; encoded by the coding sequence ATGACAGATGTATGTGAAATGTTAGGCATTAAATACCCAATCTTTTGTGGCGCTATGGGGGGGATTTCCCGTCCAGAATTAGTGGCTGCCGTATCCAATGCTGGCGGCATGGGGATCTTGATGACTGCTGGGATGAAGGATGAAGAAAAAATTCGCCAAGCGGTCCAAAAAACCCGGGAATTAACCGACAAACCCTTCGGCGCTAACGTGGCCATTATTTCTGGTAACGCTAAAGAAGTGCTGGAAGTCCTCATTGACGAAGGCGTGAAATTCTTTACCACTGGCGCTGGAGACCCGATTCCTTATATTGACATGATCCACCAAGCCGGCGGAAAGATCTTCCCAGTGGTACCAAGTGCCCGGGTAGTCCGTAAGGTGGAAGACGCTGGTGCAGACGGTGTGGTTGTTGAAGGGATGGAAGCCGGTGGCCACGTCGGTCAAGCGACAACCATGACCCTGACCCGCCAAGCCGTTGAAGCGGTTGACCATGTCCCTGTTATTGCAGCGGGTGGGATTGCGGACGGCCACGGTTTAGCGGCTGCTTATGCCCTCGGTGCTGACGGCGTCCAAGTCGGAACCGTCCTCGTTGCTTCTACCGAAGCGCCGATCCATGATAACTACAAACAAGCCATCGTGGATGCTAACGATACCGCCACCTTTGTGTCAGGTTCCATGACCGGCGCACCGATCCGGATTGAAAAGAATGCTGCCGCTCAAAAACACCACGACATGGATATGGACCCAGAAGTGGACGTCAAAGCCATCGAAGCTTACACCATTCCTTCCCTAACCAAGGCGGCGGCTGAAGGGGACGTGAAGGAAGAAATCGTGACATACGGGCAAATCGCTGGTTTAGTCCATGAAGTCCGCCCGGTGAAAGAAATCATCGATTCCATCTTCCAAGAAGCTAATGAAGTCATTGACGCCTTAGCTGCTAAGAAGATTTAA